The Lycium barbarum isolate Lr01 chromosome 4, ASM1917538v2, whole genome shotgun sequence nucleotide sequence ATGATTATATTTTAGAGTTTTTTCTGCCACCAAGTGATGGAGACTACAGTGACCAGCTGGCTTTGCTGAACTCGCTCTTATTGACGATGAAGCAGCATTTTAGGAGTCTTAGCGTTGCTTCCGGAGAGGAACTTGAGAACGACTGGGGTTCAGTTGAGATTATCAAAGCATCCACGGAAGAGAAACTTGGTTTGAGGTTTGAATCTGTGGCAACCACCAAATCTCTTCCTCAGCCTGCTAGTGTAGCAAATGGAAGGACGCATCCTGATCTAATGGAAGAGCAGCAGTCTCCTGTGGCAAAACGTGCAGAAGGCGTAAATGGTACAGCTGAAGCCCACAATCATGCTTCTTTCACTGAGAATAAGCAGACTGGTAAGAAATCAGAAAGAAAACGTGGAAAAGCTGAGAAAACAATAAGCTTAGAGGTTTTGCAACAGTATTTTGCTGGAAGTCTTAAGGATGCTGCAAAGAGTCTTGGTGGTACGCTGTTCAAAATATTAGGAACTTCTTCTTCTCTATGTTTTGCTTACAAATAATGTCCATTTTTTCCCTTTCCCAGTGTAGTAGCTGATTTGACTGTTCTCGTTAATGTTCTCGTAATTACAGTTTGTCCAACTACAATGAAGCGCATTTGCAGGCAGCATGGAATCTCCAGATGGCCATCTCGCAAGATAAACAAGGTTAACCGGTCCCTTTCAAAGCTAAAACGTGTAATTGAATCTGTTCAAGGAGCTGATGGATCATTCAGTCTGACTTCACTTGCACCAAATTCACTTCCTGTTGCTGTTGGTTCTATTTCTTGGCCTGCAGGCATGACTGGTTCGCCGGGTAAAGCTTCTGAGTACCATGAAGAGAAGAATGAGTTCTCCAACTGCGGAACACCAGGAAGTCACGAAGAAGCTGAACCCTCGAATCAAATGCTTGGAAGCAGGATTATTGGGAACGGCGAGCTCTCTCCAAAGCAGAATGGTTTTGTGCGTGAAGGGTCACATAGGTCCAGAACCGGTAGCTTCTCGAGAGAAGAGAGCACAGGGACACCTACCTCCCATGGATCATGCCAAGGCAGTCCTCCTGCAAATGAGTCCTCCCCCCAGAATGAGCTGGTCAATTCACCTACACATGAGTCGTTCATGAAAGTGGAAGGCTCTTTGGAACCAGCTCGTCAGACCACAGGAGAAATAAATTTATCCACTGCATTCCTAATGCCTGGGCTTTATATTCCAGAACACACCCAGCAACAATTTAGGGGAATGCTAGTTGAGGATGCAGGCAGCTCACATGATCTGAGTAATCTTTGTCCGGCTGGAGATGCTATCTTCGATGAACGTGTCCCGGAATACAGTTGGACAAATCCACCATGTTCTAACGGAATTACTAAACATCAGGCTCCTCTTCCTGCTGAGAAGATGCCACAGTTTTCTATGAGGCCCGAAGTAACTTCCGTTACGATAAAAGCAACATATAGGGAAGACATCATAAGATTCCGACTTTGTTTGAGTTCTGGTATATTTAAGTTGAGGGAGGAAGTAGCCAAGAGGCTGAAGTTAGAGGTGGGAACTTTTGATATCAAGTACCTTGATGATGACCACGAGTGGGTTTTGATCGCGTGTGATGCAGATTTGCAGGAATGTGTCGATGTCTCAAGATCATCAGGCAGCAATGTAGTAAGGTTGTTAGTTCATGATATAATGCCCAACCTTGGGAGCTCTTGTGAGAGCTCAGGTGAATGATTAGAATTTAGGTTGTAAATATATAAAACTAGTAAAACCATTCTTGTAGTGGTAGAGTTTTGTCTTTGTGGAGTGTAGGTTTTGGTAATGGCAGCTCCTTTTGTAATTGTAGAAGATTGTCTTTTCAATTGTGTTCTTCTTGTAAGCCTAAGGAAATAAGTTTTTGCTTTTGTTGGTGTAACTTCCACCTCCTTTTTATTCAGTTTCCATTATATTATTCCATTTTGAATATTAATATGATACAACAGATTCCTATAGCCCATCTGAATTGTTTTAAGAGTGGAGCATAATTTTCCTTGTTATTTGTTTGGAACCTTGAAGTACATACAGTAGGAACAAAGTGAGGTGATGCATCATTGAAAAGATCCAGTTTTAGTGCCTAAAGACGAACATATAGAATTAAAAATAGTTGATGATTCAAACTATAGGCTTTGACAACTTCGATGTAAAAACAACTGAGAATATCAGTTAGATATTTAGTTGATACGTGTTGAAAACTCAGTGAACCACTATTAAAATCTGGAATACGGCCCTTCCACATATACAAGGACTAAGTCGGAGTCAAATATGGCAGCTAAATTGAGTTACTTACCAAGGGCAAGTTAGGATTTTCGATAAGGACATCAAAATATAAAGAAACATATATACGGCATTTAAGAAGTTAACATATTCAACATATAGTATaagtatataatttttttatatataaatacaatGTAAAGGGTAGTCAATTGCCACCTCCTGGACAAAGATGACTCCGGCACTGGTTATTATAATTGATGATTTCGACTAAAAATCATAATCAATATTGTTACTCCCTTAATTTTATTTTACACGAATATATTAGACCGAACacaaaattttaataaaaagttaAATGCTTTTAAAGCTTATGACGTTAAATATATCAGTATAGttataaatttttaaaatttgtaatCTTAAATATGTGTGACTACAAACATTTGGATTAAGGATATATTGAAAggtttaaattaaattattgttAAAATATAGAAAGACTATACTTTTTGCCTGATTTAAAGGAAAATAGAATCGAGTAAAATGAAAAGACAAATACATATAGGTATAAACTCATTGACTTTGTCAATTACTTATATGTAGAGTCAATGTCCTTTATGGACCGATCAAAAAGAGAAAAAGGCTTGGATAAATGATACTATGATTAATAATATTTCTTTAGATCACTTTGCAAACTCGATGGAACAGATTGAGAATAATCAATTGCCAGTGATcaatgatgatgtttatgaagtatatACATCATCTGAGTTCATGAATTACATAGGATCACCATTATACTGCTCTGAAGAACGTTCTAATTTCCATTTAATGGTTTTCTGGAGCAACAACGTAGCTGAATCTAATTGTCCAAACAATCTTACAGAAACATGTAAGTAGTTCCAACTCACTGGTCTTTAATTCCTTTTCTTTTGCTTCGGATTTTAAGTTATATAGACGCTGACAGTGTAAAGAAATTTTACTTTAGTAGTAAAATTCAACTGGCTATAGCAGGTCTAGGTTACCTTATTAAGCTTGCCGTGAAAAGTGTTATGATATACTGTTAGTGCATAGAACGTAGGATGTGtttggaaaatgtttttcaagaaaataagtaGTCTGATGTTTGataagtaagcataaattattaaaatACTGCTCGAAGAGCATTATATAATTTAAGTAAACGCTATTGGGTGTAGAGGTGGAAGTTGTGGGGTAGGGGATGTTGAGATTTATTAAAGTCACCAAGTAGTGAGCTTTAAAGATGAAGTGTGAATTGAGAAATGGAGGAAGTTGTGGGGTAGGGGATGTTGAGATTTATTAAAGTCACCAAGTAGTGAGCTTTAAAGATGAAGTGTGAATTGAGAAATGGAGGGAAGTAAAATTTTGAAAATGTAACTTTTT carries:
- the LOC132634770 gene encoding protein NLP7-like isoform X2; this translates as MELTPLDYREGSCIIKERMTQALRYLKESTGERVLAQVWAPVKNGGRYVLTTSGQPFVLDPDCNGLHQYRMISLMYMFSVDGETDGVLGLPGRVYRKKLPEWTPNVQYYSSKEFPRLSHALHYNVRGTLALPVFEPSGQSCVGVLELIMTSQKINYAPEVDKVCKALEAVNLKSSEILDYPNHQICNEGRQNALVEILEILTAVCETYKLPLAQTWVPCRHRSVLADGGGFKKSCSSFDGSCMGQVCMSTTDVAFYVVDAHMWGFRDACAEHHLQKGQGVAGRAYASQKSCFCEDIGQFCKTEYPLVHYARLFGLSRCFAICLRSTHTGNDDYILEFFLPPSDGDYSDQLALLNSLLLTMKQHFRSLSVASGEELENDWGSVEIIKASTEEKLGLRFESVATTKSLPQPASVANGRTHPDLMEEQQSPVAKRAEGVNGTAEAHNHASFTENKQTGKKSERKRGKAEKTISLEVLQQYFAGSLKDAAKSLGVCPTTMKRICRQHGISRWPSRKINKVNRSLSKLKRVIESVQGADGSFSLTSLAPNSLPVAVGSISWPAGMTGSPGKASEYHEEKNEFSNCGTPGSHEEAEPSNQMLGSRIIGNGELSPKQNGFVREGSHRSRTGSFSREESTGTPTSHGSCQGSPPANESSPQNELVNSPTHESFMKVEGSLEPARQTTGEINLSTAFLMPGLYIPEHTQQQFRGMLVEDAGSSHDLSNLCPAGDAIFDERVPEYSWTNPPCSNGITKHQAPLPAEKMPQFSMRPEVTSVTIKATYREDIIRFRLCLSSGIFKLREEVAKRLKLEVGTFDIKYLDDDHEWVLIACDADLQECVDVSRSSGSNVVRLLVHDIMPNLGSSCESSGE
- the LOC132634770 gene encoding protein NLP6-like isoform X1, coding for MSEPEQDMNNTQLFRSKPKDSSQPLMMDLDLDLDASWSFDQIFAAASNPMSPFLVSNINTNSEQPTSPLWAFSDDKTTGNALSGDTLKLSSYPRFLTYTSDHEAARETLSVTDDKKILPPPIMELTPLDYREGSCIIKERMTQALRYLKESTGERVLAQVWAPVKNGGRYVLTTSGQPFVLDPDCNGLHQYRMISLMYMFSVDGETDGVLGLPGRVYRKKLPEWTPNVQYYSSKEFPRLSHALHYNVRGTLALPVFEPSGQSCVGVLELIMTSQKINYAPEVDKVCKALEAVNLKSSEILDYPNHQICNEGRQNALVEILEILTAVCETYKLPLAQTWVPCRHRSVLADGGGFKKSCSSFDGSCMGQVCMSTTDVAFYVVDAHMWGFRDACAEHHLQKGQGVAGRAYASQKSCFCEDIGQFCKTEYPLVHYARLFGLSRCFAICLRSTHTGNDDYILEFFLPPSDGDYSDQLALLNSLLLTMKQHFRSLSVASGEELENDWGSVEIIKASTEEKLGLRFESVATTKSLPQPASVANGRTHPDLMEEQQSPVAKRAEGVNGTAEAHNHASFTENKQTGKKSERKRGKAEKTISLEVLQQYFAGSLKDAAKSLGVCPTTMKRICRQHGISRWPSRKINKVNRSLSKLKRVIESVQGADGSFSLTSLAPNSLPVAVGSISWPAGMTGSPGKASEYHEEKNEFSNCGTPGSHEEAEPSNQMLGSRIIGNGELSPKQNGFVREGSHRSRTGSFSREESTGTPTSHGSCQGSPPANESSPQNELVNSPTHESFMKVEGSLEPARQTTGEINLSTAFLMPGLYIPEHTQQQFRGMLVEDAGSSHDLSNLCPAGDAIFDERVPEYSWTNPPCSNGITKHQAPLPAEKMPQFSMRPEVTSVTIKATYREDIIRFRLCLSSGIFKLREEVAKRLKLEVGTFDIKYLDDDHEWVLIACDADLQECVDVSRSSGSNVVRLLVHDIMPNLGSSCESSGE